Genomic window (Agrobacterium larrymoorei):
CTACGAAGCCTTTATCGGATCCAACCCTGCTCTGTCGAAGGAGCTTCTTCAACTTGGCAGCAGGGCGACCCAGGAAGAGCTTGACGAACTCGGTACCCGCTACTTCAACCACAGCCACAGCAAGATCATCGAGACGGTTCACGAGAAGCTGCATCTCGAGTTGGAAGCTCTCCTGACTGTGCTGAAGCACGAACAGTCTAGCCTTGAGAAATACAATCGGCTGCTGGATGAAACACGCGAACGCATCACTGCCAAAAGCGCGACGAGCACCTCGCTGGTGGGCGTGGCCATCGCGATCCTGTCCGAGGCCACCGGAAACAAGATCGCTCAAGGAGAGAGCAGTTCCAAGGATCTGGACCGGCATGCCGAAGAAATGCAGCAAGTTCGTCTTGAGCTGGATGAATATAAACGCATCGCCAACACCGATTCACTAACGCGTCTTGCCAACCGCCGAGCCTTCGATGAAAAGCTCGCCGCGACCTACGACACGAGCTTCGGACTTCACCTCTCATCCTTGATCCTGCTGGACATCGATAACTTCAAGCGCGTCAACGATACCTACGGACACCCGGTTGGCGACAAGATTCTCGCGAGCGTGGCGTCGGTCATCCGCAAGTCGGTCCGCAAAGATATCTTCGTCGCCAGAAACGGCGGCGAGGAATTCGCTATCATCGTCGACAATATGAATGCCGAGGAAGTGAGGGACATGTGCGAGCGCATTCGTCTCTCGCTCGAGAAGACCCCGTTCAAAAACTCGAAGACCGGCGTGGATTACGGCCAGATTACCGTTTCGATCGGATACGCCATGGCCTCACAGGCGCAAAGCCCCGTCGATCTTTACGCACACTCGGACGTCGCGCTCTACAACGCGAAAACATCCGGCCGCAACCGCACGGTCATCTTCGAAGAGGGCATGCAGAAAAATTACTCCGGCAAAAGCTGGCTGATCTACCGCACATAAGAGCCAAGTTTCACAGGGCACCGATTAGCCCGCGAAGGCATGCGCCGTCACCACATCGTTTTCGCTGCGCGCTCAGGCCATTCCTTATCGTAAGTCTCCTTGTCGAAATCCGCTTTTGCGGCTTTCAGCAATGCGCCGGGCGTGGGAAGCGACGCGGGATCGATGAAGTGTTCAGGGTTCCACAGCTCAGAACGGATCAGCGCGCGAGCACATTGGAAGTAGACCTCCTCGATGGTCACAACGGTTACGGTGCGCGGGTTCTTTCCGTCCATTACGAAACTTTCCAACAGCGCCGGCTCCGCTGATACCACCGCCTTGCCATTGATACGCATCGTTGTTGTCGAACCGGGGACCAGGAACATCAGGGCTACACGCGGGTCGCGCACGATGTTCATGAGGGAATCGACACGGTTGTTGCCGCGCCAGTCCGGCAGCAGCACGGTTTTCTCATCCTGAACCCGCACGACACCGCCCTTGTCGCCGCGCGGCGAGCAGTCCATTCCTTCGGGACCGACGGTCGCCAGCGCAAGGAAGGGAGCCGCTTCGATCATCTTGCGGTATTCGGGTGTTAGAGATGAGGTGACCTTGACCAGAGATGCTTCAGAGCAACCGTCGTAGATTGCCTTCAACTCCTCCACGGAACGAATAATACCCATCTCCCACACTCCCACTTCCAGTCTTCGTTACCAAGAAACGTCAGCCGCTTGCCTCTGCTTCTTCACGTGCTTCGCGTTCCGCCCGCTCACGAGCCGTCCTGGCGGCAACGAGATCGGCGGGAGATGCATTGCCACGCATGAGTGATCGGCCTGCATAGATACCGCCGACAATTTCCATCGCAAAGCGTTCAGCGTCAACATCACGGAACTCTTCGACCAGACGCTCGGCGGTTTCGTGTGCCTCACCCACGGATGTCAAAACCTTGCCAGTGAAATCGAGCGCGGATTCGTAGGTTTCGCGAATCTGATAATCAACACCGGCCTTCACCAGATCGATGGCATGTCCGCGGTCAAAGGCGCGCGCCAGAACCGGCACCAGAGGAAACTCGTGCTTGACGATCTCGGCAATGCGAACCGCTGCCTCCTTGTCGTCCACGCATATGAGAATTGCGCGGGCAGTGCCCGCTCCTGCGGCATGCAGGATTTCCGATCGTGCCCCATCGCCGTAATAGACCTTGAAGCCGAAATCGGCGGCATCGCGAACGAAGTCTGCGTTCTTGTCGATCAGCGAAAGGGTGTAGCCACGCGCCAGCAAAGGCTGGCTGACGATTTGGCCGAAGCGGCCGAAGCCGATGATAAGAATGCTGCCCTCGACATTTTCGGGAAGTTCAAGGCCATCCGTGTTGGGCTTTGCCGCCGGCATGATTCGATCATGCGCAATCACCATCAAAGGCGTCAGGATCATCGAGATGATGATCATCGCCGTCAGCACCGCATTGGTTTCTGCATCGAGAATACCGGCAGCGGATGCAGCGGAATAGAGCACGAAGGCGAATTCGCCACCCTGTGCCATCAGCACGGCCCGTTCGATTGCCTCACGCTGACAGGTGCCGACGAGGCGCGCCACACTGTAGATCAACAATGCCTTGACGAACATGTAAGCGATGACGCCGACGACCACGATCTTCCAGTTCGCAGCAATCACCGAAAGATCGATCGCCATGCCGACGCCGAGGAAGAAGAGCCCGAGAAGAATGCCGCGGAACGGTTCGATATCGGCTTCCAGCTGATGACGAAAGGCCGACTCGGAAAGAAGCACGCCCGCAAGAAAAGCGCCCATGGCCATAGACAGCCCGCTTACCTGCATCAGCAGTGCCGACCCAAGAACGACAAGCAGAGCCGCAGCCGTCATCACCTCACGCGCACCGGAAGAGGCGAGCAATCGGAAGAAAGGATTGAGCAGATAGCGCCCGGCAAAGACGAGCGCGACGGTAGCAGCCAGGGCGATGCCGATCGAGGAAAGCCGCTCCGTCATCGTGACTTCTTCGCCGCCACTGCCGAGGAATGTGATCAGCACCAGAAGTGGCACGATTGCCAGATCCTCGAAGAGAAGGATGGCGATGATCCGCTGCCCTTTCAACGTCGAGAGGCTGTTGCGCTCCTGAAGCATCTGCATGACGATGGCGGTGGATGTCAGGACGAAGCCAGTCCCCGCCACGAAGGATGGAATGACAGCATAGCCGAAAGCCACGCCGATCATCGTCAGGCCGCCGATACAGACCATCACCTGGAGTGCGCCAAGGCCGAATATGTCCTTGCGCATGGACCACAGCCTTGAGGGCTGCATTTCGAGACCGATGATGAAGAGGAACATCACCACGCCAAGTTCGGCGATATGGATGATCGCCTGCGGATCGGAAAATGCGCCGAAGCCGAACGGCCCTATGACAAGACCGGCCGCGAGATATCCAAGAACCGAGCCGAGACCGATGCGTTTGAAAATGGGTGCGGCCACCACACCGGCGGCCAAAAGGACGACCACCTGGGCCAGATCATTCGCATTTCCCTCGACGGCCAAGTGTCACCTCTCTGTTCAAATCATATGCAACTTCCCTAACGGAACCGCGGCTCTCTGCTCAAGCCTTTTTCCGCAAGTTCCTGTTCGTAAGCCTGGAACAGTGCGTCTCCCTTTTCACCCAATTCCTGAAGATACCGCCAGGTGAAGATGCCGCTATCATGCCCGTCATCAAAAGCGATGCGCACCGCGTAGTTGCCCGTCGCCACCACGTTGCGGATGGCCACATCGCGCTTGCCCGGCACCGTGATCTTCTGCCCGGGACCGTGTCCCTGGACCTCCGCGGACGGCGATAAGACACGCAGCATTTCGGCAGGAAGCGCATGAGAGACACCATTATCGAACACCACCGTCAACTGCCGACGGTCCTTCGAAACCCGCAATTCGGTGGGCCAGGCCTGATTGTCACTGCTGCTCATGATTTCTGATCGTTCTACCGAGGTGTGAAGAGTTCGCTGTCGGCGGGTAAGTCCCTCGACAATCCGTCATAGCAGTCCCTGGCGACAATGGCTATTGTGCGAAGTCAAAGGTTTAATGCGCAAGTCAACGCATATTGCTAACAGCGCAAAAGTCAGAGAGGATCGCGGAACCTGCGGCCCTTCAGCACGCACAGTATTCCTCAACGGTCATAGCCCGGTGGGGTGTGGTAGAAACTGAAATGGAACTTCTACTGTTACACGCGCTCCCTTTGGACGGGACAATGTGGGCCAAGCAAATGGACCTGCTGCCCGGAGCAACCCATGCCCCGACCCTCTACGACTTCGGAGACAATATCGAATCCTGGGCAGAAAAAGCATTGTCACTGACGACCGCCAAGCGCCTCGTCGTAGTCGGTTGCTCCGTGGGCGGATCTTGTGCACTTGAGGTAGCCGCTCTTGCGCCAGACCGGGTCAGCGCACTTGTCCTCATCGGTTCTAAGGCTTGGCGACGACGAGATCTTGTCTACCACTCCTCTGCTCTCCAAATACTGGAGGAGGAAGGTCTTGAACTTGCGTGGTGGAAATCTTGGAGCCCACTTCTTTCCAAAAAGGCTTCGCCCGAAGCGATCGAGGCGACCAAAGAGATCGCCCTGCGTCAGTCCCCAGAAAAAGTAGCGCGAGGTGTGAGAGTCTTTCATACACGTCCAAGCCGCGAGGATGTTCTCACAAGTTTTTCCGGTCCGGTCGCTATCGTCACGGGATCCGGGGATATCGCTCCTGGGGTCGAGATCAGCAGAAAGCAGGCAGACATGGCGAGAAGGGGTCGCTCGCACGTTATTCCCGATTGCGGTCACTATGTTCCGATAGAGAAGCCGGAGGTGCTTAACTGCATTATCCGCCGCGTCCTTGAGACCGCTTGACGAATCGATAGCTGCTGGACATCTTGGTTTTGGCGTGGCCTGCGCCCAACCTCTCAGACCTTCCCCAGCATGGTCTTCAAACGAGGCAAAGGGACTCCTGTCTCAGGCCGCTTGTCTTGGTCCGATCGTGCCGGATGGTTGCTGGGGAACGACGTCCGGGACGTGAGAGGCTATATCATGACCCAGAACGGAAATTTCAAACGCCGCGTGCGTACTCGTGCAGCCAAAACCGGCGAATCCTACACTGCTGCTCTTCACCACATCCGCCAGCAGCCAGACAGTCCCGCATTCCGGTCGCTGCGGATGGCTGTTGCGCAAACGTCTCTTTTCGACGATCCCCGCGATGTATCGGCATTCCGCGCTAGTGGAGCGGAGATGCGCCGCCTCATGCATGATGCCCATCAAGCAAGATGCCGCCTGCTCCATTTTCCGGAGGGAACAACCTGCTGGCCCGGCAAGCGCATCATGTCCGAAACGGGACCGCGCTCTATCGGCCCTTCCGATTGGACACGCTTCCAATGGGGTGTATTGCGCGAGGAGTTGGAGGAAACCAGGAGACTGGCCGGCGCGCTCAAGCTATGGACAGTGTTTGGGTCCGTTCATCCGCTAACTTCGCCGCATCGACCACACAACAGTCTGTATGTCGTTTCAGATCGTGGAGAGTTGGTGACGCGCTATGATGAGCGCCTTCTCTCGAACACCAAAATCTCTTTTATGTATTCGCCCGGCAAAAAGCCCGTTACGTTCGAGGTGGATGGCGTACGCATCGGGTGCGCCTTGGGCATGGAGGTCCATTACCCGGAAATCTTCGTCGAATATGAGACCCTTGGGGTCGATTGCGTCTTGTTCTCCACTGCCGGAGGAACACCGTCCGGAGCTCCTGCCTTTGCGGCGGAGGCGCTCGGGCATGCTGCGAGCAACAGCTACTGGATCAGCTTCTCCACCCTTGCACCCCAAAGCCCTGGCGCACCGTCTGGTATTGCCTCGCCGGACGGGCAATGGGCCGCTCAATGCCGCATGGATGGTCAACCCGCCATTGCGGTTGCCGAAATCCAGACGAACCCCGAAGGTCTTGCGCGGTCATGGCGGAGAAAAGTCCGCAGTGGTC
Coding sequences:
- a CDS encoding GGDEF domain-containing protein, which gives rise to MSTGPTQIMPGADVANQIMHAMRTMGISPIPRNYNLFYEAFIGSNPALSKELLQLGSRATQEELDELGTRYFNHSHSKIIETVHEKLHLELEALLTVLKHEQSSLEKYNRLLDETRERITAKSATSTSLVGVAIAILSEATGNKIAQGESSSKDLDRHAEEMQQVRLELDEYKRIANTDSLTRLANRRAFDEKLAATYDTSFGLHLSSLILLDIDNFKRVNDTYGHPVGDKILASVASVIRKSVRKDIFVARNGGEEFAIIVDNMNAEEVRDMCERIRLSLEKTPFKNSKTGVDYGQITVSIGYAMASQAQSPVDLYAHSDVALYNAKTSGRNRTVIFEEGMQKNYSGKSWLIYRT
- a CDS encoding monovalent cation:proton antiporter-2 (CPA2) family protein; the encoded protein is MAVEGNANDLAQVVVLLAAGVVAAPIFKRIGLGSVLGYLAAGLVIGPFGFGAFSDPQAIIHIAELGVVMFLFIIGLEMQPSRLWSMRKDIFGLGALQVMVCIGGLTMIGVAFGYAVIPSFVAGTGFVLTSTAIVMQMLQERNSLSTLKGQRIIAILLFEDLAIVPLLVLITFLGSGGEEVTMTERLSSIGIALAATVALVFAGRYLLNPFFRLLASSGAREVMTAAALLVVLGSALLMQVSGLSMAMGAFLAGVLLSESAFRHQLEADIEPFRGILLGLFFLGVGMAIDLSVIAANWKIVVVGVIAYMFVKALLIYSVARLVGTCQREAIERAVLMAQGGEFAFVLYSAASAAGILDAETNAVLTAMIIISMILTPLMVIAHDRIMPAAKPNTDGLELPENVEGSILIIGFGRFGQIVSQPLLARGYTLSLIDKNADFVRDAADFGFKVYYGDGARSEILHAAGAGTARAILICVDDKEAAVRIAEIVKHEFPLVPVLARAFDRGHAIDLVKAGVDYQIRETYESALDFTGKVLTSVGEAHETAERLVEEFRDVDAERFAMEIVGGIYAGRSLMRGNASPADLVAARTARERAEREAREEAEASG
- a CDS encoding carbon-nitrogen hydrolase family protein; translation: MTQNGNFKRRVRTRAAKTGESYTAALHHIRQQPDSPAFRSLRMAVAQTSLFDDPRDVSAFRASGAEMRRLMHDAHQARCRLLHFPEGTTCWPGKRIMSETGPRSIGPSDWTRFQWGVLREELEETRRLAGALKLWTVFGSVHPLTSPHRPHNSLYVVSDRGELVTRYDERLLSNTKISFMYSPGKKPVTFEVDGVRIGCALGMEVHYPEIFVEYETLGVDCVLFSTAGGTPSGAPAFAAEALGHAASNSYWISFSTLAPQSPGAPSGIASPDGQWAAQCRMDGQPAIAVAEIQTNPEGLARSWRRKVRSGLYAPHHIEDDLRSDDRSLF
- a CDS encoding pyridoxamine 5'-phosphate oxidase family protein, whose protein sequence is MGIIRSVEELKAIYDGCSEASLVKVTSSLTPEYRKMIEAAPFLALATVGPEGMDCSPRGDKGGVVRVQDEKTVLLPDWRGNNRVDSLMNIVRDPRVALMFLVPGSTTTMRINGKAVVSAEPALLESFVMDGKNPRTVTVVTIEEVYFQCARALIRSELWNPEHFIDPASLPTPGALLKAAKADFDKETYDKEWPERAAKTMW
- a CDS encoding alpha/beta fold hydrolase, encoding MELLLLHALPLDGTMWAKQMDLLPGATHAPTLYDFGDNIESWAEKALSLTTAKRLVVVGCSVGGSCALEVAALAPDRVSALVLIGSKAWRRRDLVYHSSALQILEEEGLELAWWKSWSPLLSKKASPEAIEATKEIALRQSPEKVARGVRVFHTRPSREDVLTSFSGPVAIVTGSGDIAPGVEISRKQADMARRGRSHVIPDCGHYVPIEKPEVLNCIIRRVLETA
- a CDS encoding DUF971 domain-containing protein; the encoded protein is MSSSDNQAWPTELRVSKDRRQLTVVFDNGVSHALPAEMLRVLSPSAEVQGHGPGQKITVPGKRDVAIRNVVATGNYAVRIAFDDGHDSGIFTWRYLQELGEKGDALFQAYEQELAEKGLSREPRFR